The Capsicum annuum cultivar UCD-10X-F1 chromosome 1, UCD10Xv1.1, whole genome shotgun sequence sequence TCCAATTTCACCACCTGATTTTAGTTCATAAACATTAGTCTAAATAActttagaataagaaaaagaagaaaaatagaggaGAATATGTAAGTATATAATAATTTACCCCAGCCATGCATTGTTTAGCAAAAAGAGGGAGTTGAGATTTTCCTTTGAAGTCACCAAAGACAGAAGCCACAATCCTTCGACCATCGAACAGTTCCATAGGATGTAGTGGCAGCAATCTTGGTGTGGGATGAATTCCTAAAATTATTGCCACCCCCCATCCCtgcaataaatatttttgttttttggttgTTCTCATCACACAATTActactaaaagaaaaattttgccaaaaaataaaatactaaaaaacttACATCATGTGTGGATAGAAATGCCTCTCGAAGAACTTCCAAATTTCCAGCACACTCAAAGCTATAATGCACACCTCCTCCAGTCAATTCCCTTATTTTCTGCATCCAATGCAACACACCATGggattataaattaaaaaaatgtaaaaacttGGATTggtattaattaaaaaaaataatctgacCTCATGGACGGGCACATCGATTTCTTTGGGGTTGATGAAGTCGGTAATTCCAATTGCTTGACCTTAATAGTTAGGagcacaagaaaaaaaaataccatTAAGCGCCAAATTATCTTATTTATGTCAACTTAATTAATTCAGAGCTGAGTCAATAAAGCTcatgaagattcttaggaagatgAGGATTAGCATAGCTTGTGTCCAGGAGACTaaatgggtaggttctaaggGGAATGGTGTGGACGGGTATAAGTTATGGTACTCTGGTTGTCTAAGGcatagaaatggggtaggtatcgtagtagatgaagagcttaatGGGCTGGTGGTGGAGGTTAAGCGggtcaacgataggttgatgtcGATTAAGTTGATCATTGGAGGGTCTACGTTGAATATTATTAGTGCCTACGCTCCGTAAACGGGCTTGGACGAGGAGGAGAAGAAAAGCTTTTGgaaggttttggatgaggtggtgagatgCGGCCCGAGCATTGAGAAGCTTTTTGTGGGTGgtgatttcaatgggcatatttgGTCGTTATCTTCCTTGTGGGTGGTGTATTTATGTCTAACATCTTGTTACGTGCTTTTTTGCAGATTTGATAaatattctttgtcttgagccggaggtctatcggaaacagccttgctacttctccggaggtagtagtatgaactgcgtacatcttacccttcccagaccccactatatgggaatacactggatttgttgttgttgagtcAGCTTCCTAATAAAACTTTGatcaaaaaatattaatgtttactctttaatgatttttcatttttccGAAAATATTTACCTTTAATACATTTTTCAGGATTAATATCCACTCCTATGATTTTCGATGCACCTCTGGTTCGTGCCCCTTCCACAACCTGCATGCAGATTGAAATTCTGAACTAATAGTTCTGCTATCTCGTCTTTTGCAACTGATTATTTGTAGAATCACttaattaaattcataagttTTCCTTATAATAGGAAAAAGAATACAACTACTAAAGCTATGATTAGAGAAGCAATCGAAATATACTGTTGACTCTAAGACAATGAACAAGTAGTGAAACAGAAATTTCCTCAATTTGATGTAAACtatgaggacaatctctatagTTGTTCCATAAATTGCCTCCAGCACTAATACGAGTCAACGGGGGGCAGCTGCCTTGAATCCCTCAATTCTGCTTGAAAAGCAAGACAGACTAGTAGAACTAGAACATTGAAAAGTCAATACAGGAGGTCCCACAGGCACATTATTATTCTTGACTGGATAGAAAATCTAATTTTGACTACTactaataatttcataaattgaataagtaatctaaaataattatttttagtataggGATCAAATTAAATGAAAGTGAGGGAGGCACTTATTTCCTATCTTGGACCCCTCTATGTACCTTGTAGTGCAAGGGCAGGACCCCCTGAGGAAGGggaaggaaaaaaggaaaaaaaaaagaagaaaggagaAAGCTAGTAGTAGTAACGAGATTTGGCAATAAATGTAGAAGTGAAGGGAGTCCAAGCTATCCTGTGAGGCCATTTAATTGATGGAGACACAATGGGGCAGTGGTGTCAACTGCACAAGTAACCAGTATCCTCAAGTTACGTGCCTTGTTGACAATAACAACTGTAATAAAGGACTTCAGGCCGACTTATTAATAATATTCATTAATTGATGGTTGGAGACTTATCAATGGATTAATAGTAACTAATTAGGAACTTACGGCCAAACCAACAGCTCCTAATCCAAAGACTGCCACAGTTTCCCCTGTTTGAATGTCAGCTGTGTTCCACGCAGCTCCTAGACCTGCGTAATCAACCATCCCCATTTAATTTCTATGTCCAACTTGCCCAATTATGAAACAAGTTGACAACATAGCAGCCATTAGGAGGGCACGGGTACTGAAAGCTTTCGgttttcaatttaaaaatatcaacTTAACCGGTATGCTTTTAAAATTCTCTGTCAATTCCGTGTGTTATATAAATCGTTAATCATAGTTTGTTCGACTTGAACGTATATATACCCATATAATAGAGAATTACGGCTTtggctttttaaaaaaaaacgtcTCGCCTATATTATGCTGACACCTTGCAAATctataaagattaaaaaaattacaaattccccttgttaatcaattacacaaacaaatatttcaataattactcaatcaagatagagtagtCAAAATAATTAGTTATGTACTAATATTATTTTGTGTCTTATTTCGATATTCTTCTTATAGAATAACACCAtaccaaatatcaaattttttaaaagccACATCAAATACCATAATACTAACACCGAGATATTAAAATTTCCGATTTCAATATGTCTACCATACCACGTTCGCCCCGACAGCCACAAAAAGTACTTGTTTCTTTTAAACTGTTTAATGAGTTGAGATGAgtaatatgaattttggtttttAATTACCCGTGGAAACGCCGCAGCTAAGCAAGGTCATCTTGTCAAGTGGAGCATGAGGATCAATCTTGACTAAGCAGGCAGAATCAACAACAGTATACTCACTAAATGTGGAAGTGTTAAGGAAATGATATATAGGGTCACCATGCTTGTTCCTGAACCTGCACTTTCCATCGTTGGCCATCACGCTTTTGAATGGATTCACCCTATACTTGCCACACAAGTTGGTTTTCTTTGACGATTTGCAGTAAACGCAGTCTCCACATTCTCCATTGAAAATTGGTACTACGTGATCCCCCTCTTTCATGTCTGTCACCCCTTCTCCCACGCTCTCCACCACTCTGTACGTACGCATTTCTTAATTATCATAATCacattaagaaaaaaagaaaagacttTGTTGATGATGATCAACTTACCCGGAGGCTTCATGTCCCAGAATTCGAGGGTAAGCTCGTTGAGCTTCGTTCTTTACACCAACAAATTAAAtcaatcatcacaatttatatatacatacatacagtacagaaacatgaaaaataaagcttttaGATTAAAATATATGTAGATACCTCGCCTTTCCAAGCACTGAGATCTGTATGGCAGATGGAAGTAAAGAGGATCTTGATTCGGACTTCCATTTTCTGAGGTGGATCCACCTGCACTTGTTCTACGACCAACGGCTGCCCCGGACCATACGCTACAGCAGCTGTGCAACAACATATATCAATCACATAACGTAACGTTTCTATTAATTAATTTCTAGGGCAGAACAACATCATGAGGAGGAACTTTAGTTGATCAATTGATTGATTACTTAATATTTCACCGGCGATTACCCACCTTGTAATCCCCTTCACCTGCCCctgtttattaaaaaaaaaaaactgacctGTGCAAGTGATGACCTTTGCAAGCGATCCATTGACATGGGAAATGCCGTTGGAAGCCATGTCAGTTTCTTTTGCAGGCTTTCCTAGTTAGCAATCAGTTTTCTACAAAAGACTATGGAAGAATGAAGGAAAGTCACAAGTGCAGGGCCTATTTATAGTAAGCCATTTGGTCAGACAGGGCAGGCAAAATAATTAATAGTAACAACCCATCTACATATCCATATAAGGTAaatctaattcaatccattatcgtATCATCCCTATATGACGTTCCTTAGCTGTTCTAACACTTGTCACTGCAAATAAAACTCCTATTACATCTTATTAATTCTTATTAAGTACTTGCTATTCCAAGAGAGGCacaatactattattattattattgtttgagAAATATCTATTCCTTTTCACTAACaatcatattttgatttttaaaaaattacaatttatactACTTTTATTaagattataaatatgtaaaatttatttcTAAGCAAAACAAGTAAATCAATGCACGGTAGTGAATCTAATACATTGAATCTAAGCAAAACAAGCAAATCAATGTGCGGCTCCTTTTGCAACAAAAAAGTATTACtatgttttattaaaaatatagagaaatcttTATTTACATATTCAATATTCTGAAGATGACTagtatttcataaaattaaaacCAAGTCAACAGATGGAACAGGAAACATCATTAGACAACTGAGCtgacaatttataaaataatgacaaatgcATTAAGCATACCGCCACATTCTTGTTTCTGGAACGGTAAAATTATTGAAACTAATTATACGTGTTTGAAGATTATCTCAAATTGCCtctttgaaaattcaaaatcacTGTGTGATACACCTAATTCAATAGGTCATGGGATTTATATGTCAATGTCATCTCCAACTTGCAATTAAATAGATATTGAAGCACAgcaagaaggaaaaaaattaattcagtggtattattattattaatacttttattattattattattattattattattattattattattattactacatatatttattttatttagaaaaaaacttTGTATAAACTTACATAGGattggataaaaataaaagagaagaattttttttttttttttatttattttgtcttttttctttttaagaagaGGAGATGAATTCTTGTAAACTAGCAGTcagcatgaaaaaaaaaaaaatctaaactatAAAGACAATTTCTAAGGAAGCAATTGTTTTCGTATAGACAAGGTAACTAACTAGTTTGAGATTTAGACATGGATCAATTATCTGGTATTAACTTATATAGAAAGTTAGCTGAGCAAGAATTAATTGTAATCGATCTATGTTTGTTAACAACCCTAAATAAGTTTTATTTTGTCATCCTTCTATGTTATGGAATCTTAATCCAGAAGAACACAAGACTAAAtaagtgaaagctccaaactttttttttttccttaaagaaaaacaaaaaacaataacGATGATAACATAGAGTTTGCTAAGAGCCAAAGTTATTTAACAGAAAACGTTTAAATAGTACTGATCATGTTTATAAAAAAAACGTTGAAAGAATAGACAATGAAGAAAgtttatcatttaaatatttaatcaaCAGTGACATTAGGGACGGATAtataaaattagatatttatcgaTACTCTAAGAAAGTTGATTGCTACACTTGATTAAATATTGAGTTATTTAATTATATGAATAaagattaatttcttttttttgtgtgtgttgctCTAATATTTTAGAAATCCTAGGTGGTCTTTCAGCGACACACTaggaattaattatttaattagcTACGTCGTTATCTTTTACATCCATAACCTTTTTCTTAATTGGTAAATGCACATAATCTCCTCCATGTGTAAAGTTTGGACTATTAGCAGACGTTTACTTAATCCCCACTGATGCTTCATGTGCTCAgcatatttataattaaaaatccCACCGTCCGTGACTCATTTTTATCAGCATTAGGAGTTTACCCTgcttctattattatttatttgagtaATTTTGAAAAGTTGTTTACATAATCAAATCGTTTATAGGGTAATTTTGGGAAAATTAGATCGCAAATATTAATTGGCGAACTGaagaaaataataactgacttCTTATTAAATGTTAGATGCTATTGATAGCTAGAATTTTCAATAATAAgttttagaatatgtttttttAGAAGAGAGCAAGTTATAGAGTTCTTGCTAAATTGGTTAGAGAGcaagttatatatatgtatagtgtttttttttttttacataaatacaAAGTCTGTGCCAAAATTATTAAGTTTCGTTGAATCCGTAATCGAAATGGTAGCTTCGCTTTTAGTTGATATGATATTTTTCGAATATAATGATATGTAACCAGTACATGTAGTTAAACGTGTATTGACCAGAAAGAGAAGCATGGACTAAATTTTCTATGTTAAAGCTATTTGACGCTCAACCATTGGCTTTTGGTCCAGTAGACCAATGAATCAGTACTCAACAGCTAAAAGAAGGGTTCACATTTACTTACCATTCTGTGGAAAATTAAAAATGGCAATGACCCAAAACAGATGCACAAATAATTGAGCTTCCTGATACTTGGAGACGtagtaaaaaatttatattaagaaACTACTGtagtactaaaataaatataatggtttggttgggaaagagttatcccACCATGTGTAtgagataacttatctcatcactatggtgtaaatggtgggataagtaatCCCGGTACTTcaaaccaaacatgggataaaatattacTACTTCATTTTATCCCGGAACAATTTATCCCTTATACTTCACACGTTGGAATTTGCCACCTAAACGTGAAACCCTTTTGAACAATCTTTTTTACTACATTGgaatatttaataatttcagAAGGATTCATAGTTTTTATATGTACAACCTAGAATTTTTACGTTTACTCATATCATCATGGGATAATTTGGACGATAGGGATTCATTTGAACCTTTCATCCTTCCCTTGCTACTTAATTAGCTAGCTCTGCCCATGCCTGTACTATTGTCAATTTAGCTAGGTCATTTTTCCCCCCctgtttccacttagaagattcTCCCAAGTTGAAGAagagaaaggaaaataaaaatactccAATAGTTACAAGAGTTCTATATGTTGTTGTCCGTACATGCATGAAGAAATTAAAGTCCTCTCTTTTGTGACTGATTTGAGCGATTCCTTGGACTTTACTTCAAAAGTCTACTCATTGTTTTGTAGCCGATCGACGGTCCAATGACCATTTTCTTCATCTCTATATATCTACTTTTCTAATCCATAACACAACGTAAAGGCATTTATTTAGTTAGACAAAACTACTGCTTAGTAATATTTCGCAGTTATTCAACCTTGTATAAACTATGGAACAATGTTTACTTCATACCGGCCGGGCCTAGTAATAATACATCATCATTTTTCTAATAGTGctatttattactccctccgtttcatattaattgacactcttgttaaaaatatttgtttcattttagttgtcCAATtgtaaaatcaaaagaaatttatTGTGCTCATTAAATGACTATGTAAAGTGTGTATATTCAAATTTCTCTATTAAATTTTCTTATGGGAGTGTCAAATTAATGAGGGCCAAGTAAAATATAACGGAGGGAGTATACTCCTAGTCCAGTTTAAGTCAACATCATAAGAATCATCCGATAGTGATTTTAAACAGAAGTTCAGTTGCACAAGGAATTAATTAATATAGAGTAAAATGGAATAAGGGCTGttgtttaaaggaaaaaaaaaaaaaaaaactaaagggTGGATTAGTATATGTCATGTTGGCCGGTTGGCTTGCCAAAGATGATGAAACCTAGTAGTTGCCAAATCCATTgtattaataaaatgaaaatagaagTAAAATCATAATGGGCCCGGGTCATGTTGTAAAGTGGGCTTAGTATTTGGATCGATGCCAACACCCCTCCTCAAGCTGGAGGGTGAAGAAACTCCTAGCTTGCGCAAACAGGAAATATGAGCTTAACCAAGAAGAGGCTTGGTCATGATATCAGCAACCTGATCTGCAGAAGAGACGCGGTGAAGAGATATAGCACTAGATAACAAGCAATCGCGGACATAGTGACAATCGATCTCGATGTGTTTGGTAAGCTCATGAAACACTGGATTCCTGGCAATATGTAAAGCAGCTTGACTATCACAAAATATAGGCACAGGAGAAGAAACAAGAAGTCCCACGTCAGCAAATAGACGAGTTAACCAAATAACTTCAGCAACAACTTTACGCAAGGCGCGGTATTCAGCCTCAGCAGAAGAGAGAGCAATAGTAGGCTGTTTCTTGCTTTTCCAAGAATCTGGGCAaccataaaaaaaaatgtaataacCAGTCACTGATCGACGAGATAAGGGGCAAGCGGCCCAGTCAGAATCAACATATGCAGTAAgagcaacagaagaagaagagggcCAAAAAAATTCCCTGAGCAGGATCATTTAAAAGGTAACAAAGGACATGCAAGCCAGCCATCATATGAGGAACACAAGGATGTTGTAGGAACTGACTAAGGTGCTGCACAGCAAAGGAAATGTCAGGTCTGGTATGTTGGAGGAAGTTCAATTTACCAACCAAACGCTTGTAAATGGAAGGATCAGGCAGTGGATCACCTATGTCAGTAGTGAGTTTGACAGTGGCATCCAAAGGAGAAATGACAGGAGTATAATGAGAACACTTAAACTCCTCCAACAGATCAGAAGTGTACTTGTGCTGATTAATCAGGAAACCAGAACGGTTAGAAGAAACTTCTAAACCAAGGAAATAATGCACTGATCCCAGGTCTTTAATCTTGAAGGAATGGTCAAGAAAAGACTTAAGAGAATTCATCTCAGATAAATCAGAGCTAGCCAGcaaaatatcatccacataaaccaCAAGAACTACCAAAGAGGTACCTGAAGCCTTGGCCTGCCTTCTGAGTATCTCCCCTTATGACCAATCTGGCCTTGTATCTTTCAATAGTACCATCAGATCTCTATTTAATCTTGTACACCCACCTACAAAGAATAGCCTTCTTATGAGGAGGAAGGGGAACAATATTTTAAGTATGGTTTGACTCAAGAGCCCTAAATTCCGGTTGCATAGCCTCTTGCCAGGCAGGATTTGAAGCAGCCTGCTGGTAAAATTGAGGCTCATACAGGTGCAAATCAACACTAGAAACCTTTGAATTGACTTGAAAAGGAACTTTGACAAAGGAACAAATGTAATCATACAAGTGAGAAGGAGGATGAACAACTTTAGAACTCCTTCTGAAAGGTATAGAAGAAGGAAGAGAGAAGGAGGGAGTGGTCTCAGGAACTGCTGCAGATTCATCATGGACCACATGAGGAGAAGATAGAGACGAGAGAGTGGtcttgtcatgcctcaaatcctattggggcggactggcacccgtaatcgaggaggcccgggagaaccagctcataaccttatacttcctatgcttacctctatgacaacccgaaattcggatagcatcatgtcgcatataaaagaaaataatcacctgtataagctcgagcacacatatatatgtatatacaatacttggccgttggagccatcacgtctattaacaaaacaccaccttgactgtacattagttctacaaagcctctagacaatacacagagtttaactaaggtcgaaaaacaccccgccatataactaacttctatacaataccaaaagtgactggatatgacacggaaagcctcgaagcaaactggagctcaccaaaagcagctggatatcctgactcctacttgtgcggtgtatgagctgaggtacctgtgcctgcagtatgaaatgcaggtcccccgtgggggacgtcagtacgaaatatgtactgagtatgtaaagctgtagataatcacatatgatataggagctcaatagaaatcagaaacaagtgaataaatcgtaataggagtggaccacacttattagaacttgtgacaacctgtacattgtattcaTTCAGTCACTTtactgtcacgcctcaaatcctattgggcggactggcacccgtaaccgaggaggcccgggagaactagctcataaccttatacttcccatgcatacctctatacaacccgaaattcggacagcatcatgtcgcatatagaagaaaataaccacctgtataagctcgagcacacatatatatgtatatacaatacttggccgttagaaccatcacgtctattaacaaaataccaccttgactgtacattaggtctacaaagcctctagacaatacacagagtttaactaaggtcgggacacaccccgccatataactaacttctatacaataccaaaagtgactagatatgacacggaaagccccgaagcaaattggagctcaccaaaagcagctgggtatcccggctcctacttgtgcggtgtattagctgaggtacctgtgcctgcagcatgaaatgcaggtcccccatgggggacgtcagtacgaaatatgtactgagtatgtaaagctgtagataatcacatatgatataggagctcaatagaaatcagaaacaagtgaataaatcgtaataggagtggaccacacttactagaacttgtgacaacctgtacattgcatttattcaatcactttactttcattcttatcatctttgtaaccattactgtactgtactgtgaccactaggctgcctccagtacatatcaactgggatcgacccatgataggcttatgcccctgggataccacccgataaNNNNNNNNNNNNNNNNNNNNNNNNNNNNNNNNNNNNNNNNNNNNNNNNNNNNNNNNNNNNNNNNNNNNNNNNNNNNNNNNNNNNNNNNNNNNNNNNNNNNNNNNNNNNNNNNNNNNNNNNNNNNNNNNNNNNNNNNNNNNNNNNNNNNNNNNNNNNNNNNNNNNNNNNNNNNNNNNNNNNNNNNNNNNNNNNNNNNNNNNNNNNNNNNNNNNNNNNNNNNNNNNNNNNNNNNNNNNNNNNNNNNNNNNNNNNNNNNNNNNN is a genomic window containing:
- the LOC107863444 gene encoding alcohol dehydrogenase-like 4; its protein translation is MASNGISHVNGSLAKVITCTAAVAYGPGQPLVVEQVQVDPPQKMEVRIKILFTSICHTDLSAWKGENEAQRAYPRILGHEASGVVESVGEGVTDMKEGDHVVPIFNGECGDCVYCKSSKKTNLCGKYRVNPFKSVMANDGKCRFRNKHGDPIYHFLNTSTFSEYTVVDSACLVKIDPHAPLDKMTLLSCGVSTGLGAAWNTADIQTGETVAVFGLGAVGLAVVEGARTRGASKIIGVDINPEKCIKGQAIGITDFINPKEIDVPVHEKIRELTGGGVHYSFECAGNLEVLREAFLSTHDGWGVAIILGIHPTPRLLPLHPMELFDGRRIVASVFGDFKGKSQLPLFAKQCMAGVVKLDEFITHELPFEKINEGFQLLVDGKSLRCLLRL